From one Dyella sp. 2HG41-7 genomic stretch:
- a CDS encoding acetyl-CoA C-acetyltransferase, with product MENTQQRVGVIGGVRIPFCRNNTAYADVGNFGMSVKVLGALVERFGLHGVELGEVAMGAVIKHSSEWNLAREALLSSGLAPTTPGITTARACGTSLDNAIIVANKIAVGQIEAGIAGGSDTTSDVPIVYSQRLRKRLLAVNRAKTPMEKLKTAARGFSFSELKPSFPGVAEPRTGMSMGDHCEKMAREWHVGREDQDRIALESHRKLAAAYDAGFFDDLVVPFRGIKRDGFLRADSTMEKLAALKPAFDKTSGMGTLTAGNSTGLSDGAAAVLLGSDAWAAKRGLKIQAYLRDAEVAAVDFVHGEGLLMAPTIAVPRMLARHGLTLQDFDFYEIHEAFAAQVLCTLRAWESADYCKHRLGLDAPFGSIDPAKLNVHGSSLAVGHPFAATGARIIATLAKMLEQKGSGRGLISICTAGGMGVTAILERP from the coding sequence ATGGAAAACACGCAGCAGCGCGTTGGCGTCATCGGCGGTGTACGCATCCCGTTTTGTCGCAACAACACTGCCTATGCGGACGTCGGCAACTTCGGCATGTCGGTGAAGGTGCTCGGTGCGCTGGTCGAGCGCTTCGGGCTGCACGGCGTGGAGTTGGGCGAAGTGGCCATGGGGGCGGTGATCAAGCATTCCTCCGAGTGGAACCTGGCCCGCGAAGCCTTGCTCAGCTCCGGCCTGGCCCCGACCACCCCCGGCATCACCACCGCGCGCGCCTGCGGCACCTCGCTGGACAACGCCATCATCGTCGCCAACAAGATCGCCGTCGGGCAGATCGAGGCGGGCATTGCCGGCGGCTCGGATACCACCAGCGACGTGCCGATCGTCTACAGCCAGCGTTTGCGCAAACGTCTGTTGGCGGTCAATCGCGCCAAGACGCCGATGGAAAAACTGAAAACCGCCGCTCGCGGTTTTTCTTTCAGCGAATTGAAACCCTCGTTTCCCGGCGTGGCCGAGCCACGCACCGGCATGTCGATGGGCGATCACTGCGAAAAGATGGCGCGCGAATGGCACGTCGGTCGCGAAGACCAGGATCGCATCGCGCTGGAAAGCCATCGCAAGCTTGCAGCCGCCTACGACGCGGGTTTCTTCGATGATCTGGTCGTACCGTTTCGCGGCATCAAGCGCGACGGTTTTCTGCGCGCCGACAGCACGATGGAAAAACTCGCCGCGTTGAAGCCGGCGTTCGACAAAACGTCCGGCATGGGCACGCTCACCGCCGGCAATTCAACGGGTCTATCCGACGGCGCCGCGGCGGTGTTGCTGGGCAGCGATGCGTGGGCGGCCAAGCGCGGCCTGAAAATCCAGGCGTATCTGCGCGATGCGGAAGTCGCCGCGGTGGATTTCGTGCACGGCGAAGGCTTGTTGATGGCGCCGACCATCGCTGTGCCGCGCATGCTGGCGCGGCATGGACTTACGCTGCAGGATTTCGATTTCTACGAAATCCACGAAGCGTTCGCGGCGCAAGTGCTATGCACCTTGCGTGCATGGGAATCGGCCGACTACTGCAAACATCGCCTGGGTCTGGATGCGCCGTTCGGCAGCATCGATCCGGCCAAGCTCAACGTGCACGGTTCCAGTCTCGCCGTGGGGCATCCGTTTGCCGCCACCGGCGCGCGCATCATCGCCACGCTGGCAAAGATGCTGGAACAGAAAGGCTCGGGGCGCGGTTTGATTTCCATCTGCACCGCGGGCGGCATGGGCGTAACGGCGATTCTGGAAAGGCCGTAG
- a CDS encoding energy transducer TonB: MPKLRVTATLSLLTLAIGTAGTAWLTELTEGRADAPAVGHRVAHALAVHRHHEHTIKRPVVVQRQHYASAIASATPAAPANADDTLVPISTPTTSLPGGSSEDHATGNVVLHLVVDGQGDVTQASIAQSSGDHVLDANAMEIARHWRFAVPMNHPQGVSGDLTLRFTGQSAS, from the coding sequence ATGCCGAAGTTACGCGTCACCGCGACGTTGAGTTTGCTTACGCTGGCGATCGGTACGGCCGGCACCGCGTGGCTGACCGAACTCACCGAAGGACGCGCGGACGCGCCGGCCGTGGGCCATCGCGTCGCGCATGCGCTGGCGGTGCATCGTCATCACGAACATACGATCAAGCGGCCTGTCGTGGTGCAGCGACAACACTATGCGTCCGCCATCGCCTCGGCGACGCCAGCAGCTCCGGCGAACGCCGACGACACACTGGTTCCGATTTCCACGCCGACGACGTCGTTACCGGGCGGAAGCTCGGAAGATCACGCCACCGGCAATGTCGTGTTGCATCTGGTCGTCGACGGGCAGGGCGATGTGACGCAGGCATCGATCGCGCAATCCAGCGGCGATCATGTGCTCGATGCCAATGCGATGGAGATCGCGCGGCATTGGCGGTTTGCGGTGCCGATGAATCATCCGCAAG